The Falco cherrug isolate bFalChe1 chromosome 6, bFalChe1.pri, whole genome shotgun sequence genome window below encodes:
- the DPYSL5 gene encoding dihydropyrimidinase-related protein 5 isoform X2 — MLANAATMRILIKGGKVVNDDCTLEADVYIENGIIQQVGRELMIPGGAKVIDATGKLVIPGGIDTSTHFHQTFMNATCVDDFYHGTKAALVGGTTMIIGHVLPDKETSLLDAYEKCRSLADPKVCCDYALHMGITWWAPKVKAEMETLVREKGVNSFQMFMTYKDLYMLRDSELYQVFRACRDIGAIARVHAENGELVAEGAKEALDLGITGPEGIEISRPEELEAEATHRVITIANRTHCPIYLVNVSSMSAGDVIAAAKMQGKVVYAETTTAHATLTGLHYYHQDWFHAAAYVTVPPLRLDTNTSAYLMSLLANDTLNIVASDHRPFSTKQKAMGKEDFTKIPHGVSGVQDRMNIIWERGVVGGKMDENRFVAVTSSNAAKIHNLYPRKGRIIPGADADVVVWDPEATKTISASTQVQGGDINLYENMRCHGVPLVTISRGRVVYENGVFMCAEGTGKFCPLRSFPDSVYKKLVQREKVLRSMTTFQSELRPGFSLPPEAGRAAFGKAGDMSPN; from the exons ATGCTCGCCAACGCGGCCACCATGCGGATCCTCATCAAGGGGGGGAAGGTGGTGAACGACGACTGCACGCTGGAGGCAGATGTCTACATTGAGAATGGCATCATCCAGCAAGTCGGCCGTGAGCTCATGATCCCTGGTGGGGCCAAGGTCATTGATGCAACTGGCAAGCTCGTCATCCCGGGCGGCATTGACACCAGCACCCACTTCCACCAGACCTTCATGAATGCCACCTGCGTGGATGACTTCTACCATGGCACCAAG GCAGCCCTGGTGGGAGGGACGACGATGATCATCGGCCACGTCCTGCCTGACAAGGAGACCTCGCTGCTGGACGCCTATGAGAAATGCCGCAGCCTGGCCGACCCCAAGGTCTGCTGCGACTACGCTCTGCACATGGGCATCACTTGGTGGGCACCCAAG GTGAAGGCAGAGATGGAGACGCTGGTGCGGGAGAAGGGGGTGAACTCCTTCCAGATGTTCATGACCTACAAGGACCTGTACATGCTGCGGGACAGCGAGCTCTACCAGGTCTTCCGAGCTTGCCGTGACATCGGTGCCATCGCCCGGGTCCATGCCGAGAATGGCGAGCTGGTGGCTGAG GGAGCAAAGGAGGCGCTGGACCTGGGCATCACGGGGCCGGAGGGCATTGAGATCAGCCGACCCGAAGAG CTTGAAGCCGAGGCCACACACCGTGTCATCACCATTGCCAACAGG ACCCACTGCCCCATCTACCTGGTGAACGTCTCCAGCATGTCTGCAGGGGATGTCATTGCAGCCGCCAAGATGCAAG GGAAGGTGGTGTACGCGGAGACGACCACAGCGCACGCCACGCTCACCGGGCTGCACTACTACCACCAGGACTGGTTCCATGCTGCTGCCTACGTCACCGTGCCGCCGCTGCGCCTGGACACCAACACCTCTGCCTACCTCATGAGCCTGCTCGCCAA TGACACGCTGAACATCGTGGCCTCCGACCACCGGCCCTTCAGCACCAAGCAGAAAGCCATGGGCAAGGAGGACTTCACCAAGATCCCCCACGGCGTCAGTGGGGTGCAGGACCGCATGAACATCATCTGGGAACGTGGTGTG GTTGGGGGCAAGATGGATGAGAACCGCTTCGTGGCAGTGACCAGCTCCAACGCTGCCAAGATCCACAACCTGTACCCCCGCAAGGGCCGGATCATCCCCGGGGCAGATGCCGATGTTGTGGTCTGGGACCCCGAGGCCACCAA GACCATCTCGGCCAGCACCCAGGTGCAGGGAGGGGACATCAATCTCTACGAGAACATGCGGTGCCATGGCGTGCCCCTGGTCACCATCAGCCGTGGGCGTGTGGTCTACGAGAACGGTGTCTTCATGTGTGCTGAGGGCACTGGCAAGTTCTGCCCACTCCGCTCCTTCCCAGACTCCGTCTACAAGAAGTTGGTGCAGCGGGAGAAG GTTCTCAGATCGATGACCACGTTCCAAAGCGAGCTTCGGCCCGGATTCTCGCTCCCCCCGGAGGCCGGTCGAGCGGCATTTGGTAAAGCCGGGGACATGTCCCCCAACTGA
- the DPYSL5 gene encoding dihydropyrimidinase-related protein 5 isoform X1 — translation MLANAATMRILIKGGKVVNDDCTLEADVYIENGIIQQVGRELMIPGGAKVIDATGKLVIPGGIDTSTHFHQTFMNATCVDDFYHGTKAALVGGTTMIIGHVLPDKETSLLDAYEKCRSLADPKVCCDYALHMGITWWAPKVKAEMETLVREKGVNSFQMFMTYKDLYMLRDSELYQVFRACRDIGAIARVHAENGELVAEGAKEALDLGITGPEGIEISRPEELEAEATHRVITIANRTHCPIYLVNVSSMSAGDVIAAAKMQGKVVYAETTTAHATLTGLHYYHQDWFHAAAYVTVPPLRLDTNTSAYLMSLLANDTLNIVASDHRPFSTKQKAMGKEDFTKIPHGVSGVQDRMNIIWERGVVGGKMDENRFVAVTSSNAAKIHNLYPRKGRIIPGADADVVVWDPEATKTISASTQVQGGDINLYENMRCHGVPLVTISRGRVVYENGVFMCAEGTGKFCPLRSFPDSVYKKLVQREKSLKLRGVDRTPYLGDVAVVVHAGKKETGTPLADTPTRPATRHGGMRDLHESSFSLSGSQIDDHVPKRASARILAPPGGRSSGIW, via the exons ATGCTCGCCAACGCGGCCACCATGCGGATCCTCATCAAGGGGGGGAAGGTGGTGAACGACGACTGCACGCTGGAGGCAGATGTCTACATTGAGAATGGCATCATCCAGCAAGTCGGCCGTGAGCTCATGATCCCTGGTGGGGCCAAGGTCATTGATGCAACTGGCAAGCTCGTCATCCCGGGCGGCATTGACACCAGCACCCACTTCCACCAGACCTTCATGAATGCCACCTGCGTGGATGACTTCTACCATGGCACCAAG GCAGCCCTGGTGGGAGGGACGACGATGATCATCGGCCACGTCCTGCCTGACAAGGAGACCTCGCTGCTGGACGCCTATGAGAAATGCCGCAGCCTGGCCGACCCCAAGGTCTGCTGCGACTACGCTCTGCACATGGGCATCACTTGGTGGGCACCCAAG GTGAAGGCAGAGATGGAGACGCTGGTGCGGGAGAAGGGGGTGAACTCCTTCCAGATGTTCATGACCTACAAGGACCTGTACATGCTGCGGGACAGCGAGCTCTACCAGGTCTTCCGAGCTTGCCGTGACATCGGTGCCATCGCCCGGGTCCATGCCGAGAATGGCGAGCTGGTGGCTGAG GGAGCAAAGGAGGCGCTGGACCTGGGCATCACGGGGCCGGAGGGCATTGAGATCAGCCGACCCGAAGAG CTTGAAGCCGAGGCCACACACCGTGTCATCACCATTGCCAACAGG ACCCACTGCCCCATCTACCTGGTGAACGTCTCCAGCATGTCTGCAGGGGATGTCATTGCAGCCGCCAAGATGCAAG GGAAGGTGGTGTACGCGGAGACGACCACAGCGCACGCCACGCTCACCGGGCTGCACTACTACCACCAGGACTGGTTCCATGCTGCTGCCTACGTCACCGTGCCGCCGCTGCGCCTGGACACCAACACCTCTGCCTACCTCATGAGCCTGCTCGCCAA TGACACGCTGAACATCGTGGCCTCCGACCACCGGCCCTTCAGCACCAAGCAGAAAGCCATGGGCAAGGAGGACTTCACCAAGATCCCCCACGGCGTCAGTGGGGTGCAGGACCGCATGAACATCATCTGGGAACGTGGTGTG GTTGGGGGCAAGATGGATGAGAACCGCTTCGTGGCAGTGACCAGCTCCAACGCTGCCAAGATCCACAACCTGTACCCCCGCAAGGGCCGGATCATCCCCGGGGCAGATGCCGATGTTGTGGTCTGGGACCCCGAGGCCACCAA GACCATCTCGGCCAGCACCCAGGTGCAGGGAGGGGACATCAATCTCTACGAGAACATGCGGTGCCATGGCGTGCCCCTGGTCACCATCAGCCGTGGGCGTGTGGTCTACGAGAACGGTGTCTTCATGTGTGCTGAGGGCACTGGCAAGTTCTGCCCACTCCGCTCCTTCCCAGACTCCGTCTACAAGAAGTTGGTGCAGCGGGAGAAG AGTTTAAAGCTGCGGGGTGTGGATCGTACCCCATACCTGGGGGATGTGGCCGTGGTTGTGCATGCCGGGAAAAAAGAGACGGGGACGCCCCTGGCCGATACGCCCACCCGGCCCGCCACGCGACACGGGGGCATGAGGGACCTCCACGAGTCCAGCTTCAGCCTGTCCG GTTCTCAGATCGATGACCACGTTCCAAAGCGAGCTTCGGCCCGGATTCTCGCTCCCCCCGGAGGCCGGTCGAGCGGCATTTGGTAA
- the LOC129736418 gene encoding uncharacterized protein LOC129736418, producing the protein MPISQHPAPSGQWPLPARGPPAPFTVRQEMATGQRPSMSLSRTVAPVPAPTGAPALQRQAQAPATQVGTRDAGQCPCTEPDPPTSHSTHSCQTSSTIHSNASTCPCPACTHHGSPLHRHCHHGYRPLRPRLPVLDTNTAPATACPCAHLTWPPQSRGTGHQYITAAPQPCSRLFHNHARRSNALSHLVHKATPQAALGSHRGSRGHRPPANQPSPMDVAPGPRDPEPSLSCARSTPAMLRHRSVPHLLPAWPPGPARIPASTAPPQLSARALFTAPMPHATPADSTCRQEQAGAPCCCCRVGGGDNQHRPGRGRHVHRRAPVRLCAS; encoded by the coding sequence ATGCCAATTAGCCAGCACCCCGCACCAAGCGGCCAGTGGCCCCTGCCCGCCCGTGGACCCCCAGCACCTTTCACAGTTAGACAAGAGATGGCAACAGGCCAGAGACCCTCCATGAGCCTCTCCCGCACCGTAGCACCAGTCCCTGCCCCCACCGGAGCCCCTGCGCTCCAGCGCCAGGCACAGGCTCCGGCCACCCAAGTGGGCACCAGGGATGCAGGGCAATGCCCCTGCACCGAGCCAGACCCACCGacctcccacagcacccacagctgccagaCAAGTAGCACCATCCACAGCAATGCCAGCACCTGCCCATGTCCTGCCTGCACGCACCACGGCTCCCCTCTGCACCGCCACTGCCATCACGGCTACCGGCCCCTGCGGCCACGGCTGCCTGTCCTCGACACCAACACCGCTCCTGCCACAGCATGCCCCTGCGCACACCTCACGTGGCCACCCCAGAGCAGAGGCACGGGGCACCAATACATCACGGCTGCTCCACAACCATGCTCACGGTTGTTCCACAACCACGCTCGGAGAAGCAATGCCCTGAGCCACCTGGTACACAAGGCAACGCCACAAGCAGCACTGGGGTCCCATCGTGGCTCACGGGGGCATCGCCCTCCTGCCAACCAGCCCAGCCCCATGGATGTAGCACCAGGGCCCAGGGACCCAGAGCCATCCCTGTCCTGTGCCAGAAGCACCCCAGCCATGCTCCGGCACCGCTCCGTCCCACACttgctccctgcctggcctcctggccctgcccgcatccctgccagcacagcaccacCACAGCTTTCGGCAAGAGCCCTATTCACAGCACCCATGCCCCACGCCACCCCGGCAGACAgcacctgcaggcaggagcaggcaggagcaccgtgctgctgctgccgggtCGGCGGGGGGGACAACCAGCACCGGCCTGGCCGGGGACGCCACGTACACAGAAGAGCACCAGTACGTTTGTGCGCGTCATGA